The Tubulanus polymorphus chromosome 1, tnTubPoly1.2, whole genome shotgun sequence genome contains a region encoding:
- the LOC141911982 gene encoding cyclin-dependent kinase-like 1 isoform X4, translated as MEKYERLGKIGEGSYGVVFKCRNKDTGQLMAIKKFVEPEDDPLIKKIAMREIRMLKQLKHPNLVNLIEVFRRKKRLHLVFEYVDHTVLNELDRCPRGVPEQTTKKIIWQTIQAVKFCHQHNCIHRDVKPENILITKNGTVKLCDFGFARLLTGPGDDYTDYVATRWYRSPELLVGDTVYGPPVDIWAIGCVFAELLTGQALWPGRSDVDQLYLIRKTLGDLIPRHMEIFSTNTFFHGLTIPEPDVMEPLSVKIPNIHPAAMDFLQGCFAMDPEKRLSCKELLGHHYFDQFAEIYDRNTEDQKTKRQAAKCREQKSRLGNMNTLPQLTGNQVTSTSPVPNPKYQTQPHKHKTHLPNI; from the exons atggaaaaatatgAACGACTGGGTAAAATAGGTGAAGGATCGTACGGTGTAGTGTTTAAATGTCGAAACAAAGATACCGGACAGTTAATGGCAATCAAAAAATTCGTAGAACCCGAGGATGATCCGCTTATTAAAAAGATAGCGATGCGCGAAATCAGAATGTTGAAG caaTTGAAACATCCTAATCTAGTAAATCTAATCGAGGTTTTCAGGCGTAAGAAAAGACTTCATCTCGTATTTGAATATGTAGATCACACGGTGCTTAACGAGTTAGACAGATGTCCTAGAGG CGTTCCTGAACAGACAACCAAAAAGATCATCTGGCAAACGATACAAGCAGTTAAATTTTGCCATCAACACAAT TGTATTCACAGAGATGTCAAACCGGAAAATATACTTATCACGAAGAACGGCACGGTGAAACTATGCGATTTCGGGTTTGCGCGGTTACTGA CTGGGCCCGGTGATGACTACACGGATTACGTAGCGACGAGATGGTACAGATCGCCGGAGCTATTGGTGGGAGATACGGTGTACGGGCCACCAGTAGACATCTGGGCAATCGGTTGTGTGTTCGCTGAACTTCTTACCGGTCAAGCGTTGTGGCCGGGCCGATCTGACGTCGATCAACTTTACTTAATTCGAAAAACACTTG GTGATCTCATACCTCGACACATGGAAATATTCTCCACGAATACATTCTTTCACGGTTTAACAATTCCAGAACCGGATGTGATG GAACCGTTGTCAGTGAAAATACCAAACATACATCCAGCAGCGATGGATTTCCTGCAG GGTTGTTTTGCGATGGATCCAGAGAAGCGTTTGTCATGTAAGGAACTACTGGGTCACCATTACTTTGACCAGTTCGCAGAGATTTATGACCGAAATACCGAGGACCAGAAGACAAAACGACAAGCTGCGAAATGCAGGGAACAAAAGTCCAGATTAGGG AATATGAATACATTGCCTCAGCTGACGGGCAACCAAGTCACATCTACCTCGCCTGTGCCGAATCCGAAGTACCAAACGCAGCCGCATAAGCATAAAACCCATTTACCGAACATCTGA
- the LOC141911982 gene encoding cyclin-dependent kinase-like 1 isoform X1, giving the protein MREIEEDINDSMHLQDMMANMARLKKDQAGVANSRKMEKYERLGKIGEGSYGVVFKCRNKDTGQLMAIKKFVEPEDDPLIKKIAMREIRMLKQLKHPNLVNLIEVFRRKKRLHLVFEYVDHTVLNELDRCPRGVPEQTTKKIIWQTIQAVKFCHQHNCIHRDVKPENILITKNGTVKLCDFGFARLLTGPGDDYTDYVATRWYRSPELLVGDTVYGPPVDIWAIGCVFAELLTGQALWPGRSDVDQLYLIRKTLGDLIPRHMEIFSTNTFFHGLTIPEPDVMEPLSVKIPNIHPAAMDFLQGCFAMDPEKRLSCKELLGHHYFDQFAEIYDRNTEDQKTKRQAAKCREQKSRLGNMNTLPQLTGNQVTSTSPVPNPKYQTQPHKHKTHLPNI; this is encoded by the exons tcgaaaaatggaaaaatatgAACGACTGGGTAAAATAGGTGAAGGATCGTACGGTGTAGTGTTTAAATGTCGAAACAAAGATACCGGACAGTTAATGGCAATCAAAAAATTCGTAGAACCCGAGGATGATCCGCTTATTAAAAAGATAGCGATGCGCGAAATCAGAATGTTGAAG caaTTGAAACATCCTAATCTAGTAAATCTAATCGAGGTTTTCAGGCGTAAGAAAAGACTTCATCTCGTATTTGAATATGTAGATCACACGGTGCTTAACGAGTTAGACAGATGTCCTAGAGG CGTTCCTGAACAGACAACCAAAAAGATCATCTGGCAAACGATACAAGCAGTTAAATTTTGCCATCAACACAAT TGTATTCACAGAGATGTCAAACCGGAAAATATACTTATCACGAAGAACGGCACGGTGAAACTATGCGATTTCGGGTTTGCGCGGTTACTGA CTGGGCCCGGTGATGACTACACGGATTACGTAGCGACGAGATGGTACAGATCGCCGGAGCTATTGGTGGGAGATACGGTGTACGGGCCACCAGTAGACATCTGGGCAATCGGTTGTGTGTTCGCTGAACTTCTTACCGGTCAAGCGTTGTGGCCGGGCCGATCTGACGTCGATCAACTTTACTTAATTCGAAAAACACTTG GTGATCTCATACCTCGACACATGGAAATATTCTCCACGAATACATTCTTTCACGGTTTAACAATTCCAGAACCGGATGTGATG GAACCGTTGTCAGTGAAAATACCAAACATACATCCAGCAGCGATGGATTTCCTGCAG GGTTGTTTTGCGATGGATCCAGAGAAGCGTTTGTCATGTAAGGAACTACTGGGTCACCATTACTTTGACCAGTTCGCAGAGATTTATGACCGAAATACCGAGGACCAGAAGACAAAACGACAAGCTGCGAAATGCAGGGAACAAAAGTCCAGATTAGGG AATATGAATACATTGCCTCAGCTGACGGGCAACCAAGTCACATCTACCTCGCCTGTGCCGAATCCGAAGTACCAAACGCAGCCGCATAAGCATAAAACCCATTTACCGAACATCTGA
- the LOC141911982 gene encoding cyclin-dependent kinase-like 1 isoform X3 yields the protein MCLTYSRKMEKYERLGKIGEGSYGVVFKCRNKDTGQLMAIKKFVEPEDDPLIKKIAMREIRMLKQLKHPNLVNLIEVFRRKKRLHLVFEYVDHTVLNELDRCPRGVPEQTTKKIIWQTIQAVKFCHQHNCIHRDVKPENILITKNGTVKLCDFGFARLLTGPGDDYTDYVATRWYRSPELLVGDTVYGPPVDIWAIGCVFAELLTGQALWPGRSDVDQLYLIRKTLGDLIPRHMEIFSTNTFFHGLTIPEPDVMEPLSVKIPNIHPAAMDFLQGCFAMDPEKRLSCKELLGHHYFDQFAEIYDRNTEDQKTKRQAAKCREQKSRLGNMNTLPQLTGNQVTSTSPVPNPKYQTQPHKHKTHLPNI from the exons ATGTGTCTTACGTACAG tcgaaaaatggaaaaatatgAACGACTGGGTAAAATAGGTGAAGGATCGTACGGTGTAGTGTTTAAATGTCGAAACAAAGATACCGGACAGTTAATGGCAATCAAAAAATTCGTAGAACCCGAGGATGATCCGCTTATTAAAAAGATAGCGATGCGCGAAATCAGAATGTTGAAG caaTTGAAACATCCTAATCTAGTAAATCTAATCGAGGTTTTCAGGCGTAAGAAAAGACTTCATCTCGTATTTGAATATGTAGATCACACGGTGCTTAACGAGTTAGACAGATGTCCTAGAGG CGTTCCTGAACAGACAACCAAAAAGATCATCTGGCAAACGATACAAGCAGTTAAATTTTGCCATCAACACAAT TGTATTCACAGAGATGTCAAACCGGAAAATATACTTATCACGAAGAACGGCACGGTGAAACTATGCGATTTCGGGTTTGCGCGGTTACTGA CTGGGCCCGGTGATGACTACACGGATTACGTAGCGACGAGATGGTACAGATCGCCGGAGCTATTGGTGGGAGATACGGTGTACGGGCCACCAGTAGACATCTGGGCAATCGGTTGTGTGTTCGCTGAACTTCTTACCGGTCAAGCGTTGTGGCCGGGCCGATCTGACGTCGATCAACTTTACTTAATTCGAAAAACACTTG GTGATCTCATACCTCGACACATGGAAATATTCTCCACGAATACATTCTTTCACGGTTTAACAATTCCAGAACCGGATGTGATG GAACCGTTGTCAGTGAAAATACCAAACATACATCCAGCAGCGATGGATTTCCTGCAG GGTTGTTTTGCGATGGATCCAGAGAAGCGTTTGTCATGTAAGGAACTACTGGGTCACCATTACTTTGACCAGTTCGCAGAGATTTATGACCGAAATACCGAGGACCAGAAGACAAAACGACAAGCTGCGAAATGCAGGGAACAAAAGTCCAGATTAGGG AATATGAATACATTGCCTCAGCTGACGGGCAACCAAGTCACATCTACCTCGCCTGTGCCGAATCCGAAGTACCAAACGCAGCCGCATAAGCATAAAACCCATTTACCGAACATCTGA
- the LOC141911982 gene encoding cyclin-dependent kinase-like 1 isoform X2, producing MFNYNNYDFRFSQAPSRKMEKYERLGKIGEGSYGVVFKCRNKDTGQLMAIKKFVEPEDDPLIKKIAMREIRMLKQLKHPNLVNLIEVFRRKKRLHLVFEYVDHTVLNELDRCPRGVPEQTTKKIIWQTIQAVKFCHQHNCIHRDVKPENILITKNGTVKLCDFGFARLLTGPGDDYTDYVATRWYRSPELLVGDTVYGPPVDIWAIGCVFAELLTGQALWPGRSDVDQLYLIRKTLGDLIPRHMEIFSTNTFFHGLTIPEPDVMEPLSVKIPNIHPAAMDFLQGCFAMDPEKRLSCKELLGHHYFDQFAEIYDRNTEDQKTKRQAAKCREQKSRLGNMNTLPQLTGNQVTSTSPVPNPKYQTQPHKHKTHLPNI from the exons tcgaaaaatggaaaaatatgAACGACTGGGTAAAATAGGTGAAGGATCGTACGGTGTAGTGTTTAAATGTCGAAACAAAGATACCGGACAGTTAATGGCAATCAAAAAATTCGTAGAACCCGAGGATGATCCGCTTATTAAAAAGATAGCGATGCGCGAAATCAGAATGTTGAAG caaTTGAAACATCCTAATCTAGTAAATCTAATCGAGGTTTTCAGGCGTAAGAAAAGACTTCATCTCGTATTTGAATATGTAGATCACACGGTGCTTAACGAGTTAGACAGATGTCCTAGAGG CGTTCCTGAACAGACAACCAAAAAGATCATCTGGCAAACGATACAAGCAGTTAAATTTTGCCATCAACACAAT TGTATTCACAGAGATGTCAAACCGGAAAATATACTTATCACGAAGAACGGCACGGTGAAACTATGCGATTTCGGGTTTGCGCGGTTACTGA CTGGGCCCGGTGATGACTACACGGATTACGTAGCGACGAGATGGTACAGATCGCCGGAGCTATTGGTGGGAGATACGGTGTACGGGCCACCAGTAGACATCTGGGCAATCGGTTGTGTGTTCGCTGAACTTCTTACCGGTCAAGCGTTGTGGCCGGGCCGATCTGACGTCGATCAACTTTACTTAATTCGAAAAACACTTG GTGATCTCATACCTCGACACATGGAAATATTCTCCACGAATACATTCTTTCACGGTTTAACAATTCCAGAACCGGATGTGATG GAACCGTTGTCAGTGAAAATACCAAACATACATCCAGCAGCGATGGATTTCCTGCAG GGTTGTTTTGCGATGGATCCAGAGAAGCGTTTGTCATGTAAGGAACTACTGGGTCACCATTACTTTGACCAGTTCGCAGAGATTTATGACCGAAATACCGAGGACCAGAAGACAAAACGACAAGCTGCGAAATGCAGGGAACAAAAGTCCAGATTAGGG AATATGAATACATTGCCTCAGCTGACGGGCAACCAAGTCACATCTACCTCGCCTGTGCCGAATCCGAAGTACCAAACGCAGCCGCATAAGCATAAAACCCATTTACCGAACATCTGA